The Acidobacteriota bacterium genome contains the following window.
TGGCCGCACTGCGCGCGCCGGGGCGACCGGCATTGCCATCTCCTTCGTCTCGAAAGACGAGCGCGACTACCTGCGCGCCATCGAAAAGCTCGTCGGCCATCGGCTTGCCGAGCGCCCGGCTGGCGAGACGGAAGCGGATGATCGGGGTTCACGCAAACCGCAACAGCAGAGCCGCAAACCGCAAGGTCAGCATCGCGGCCAGGGCGGCGGTCATCGCCGCGCCGAGGGCAATGGCGAACGCCGGCCCCAGCAGGCCACCGGTGAACGCCGTCCGCAACAGGGCGGCGAACGCCGCGCCCAGGCCAGCGGCGAGCGTACCGCCGGCAACGGCGGCCACTTCCAAAGGATCGCAGGCGGCCAGGGTGGCGGCAAGCAGGGCGGCCAAGGCGGCCCCCGCCGCGGCGGCCCCAGCCAGGGGAACGGCCAGCGCGCCCGCCGCCCGGAACGCGCCGGCGCCTGATTCCCGTTCCGCAAATCCAATACCAGCGCCCCGGCCCCAAAGCCGGGGCGCTTTGCTTCGGCCCCAAGAAAAAAGCCGCCCGGTTTCCCGGAGCGGCCGTTTTGAGTGAATGGTGCGCTGAAGAGGACTCGAACCTCCACGCCTTGCAGCGCTAGCACCTGAAGCTAGTGCGTCTACCAATTCCGCCATCAGCGCACGGGGTAGAGGGCGGGGTAATAGGGTTGGCTTGGGCCGAGGTCAACGGGGAAAAGACGCAGGGTGTGTATTCCGTCGGGCCCCTTGCGGCCCTGCCCGACCCCGTCTGCTGCAACAAAAAACGGCCCGGCGCAGGGCCGGACCGTTTTTCATTCTGGCGCCGGTGCCCGACCTACATCTTCGAAACGCGGCCGCGGACTTCCTCGAACTGTTTCATGATGTTCTTCACCAGTTGGTCGCAGGTCGGAATGTCGTGGATCAGTGCCTGGCTCTGCCCGGTGGTCCAGATGCCGTCATCCATGTGGCCGTCGCGCAGCACGTTCTCGCGCCCGCGCACGCCCGCCATCAGCTCTTTCACGTCTGCGAAGGTCTTGGTCGGGTCCTTCTGGATCTCGGCCACCTGGGTCGAGACACTGTTCTTCGCAACCCGCGCCGTGTTGCGCAGCGAACGGCCGACGAGGACGGTATCGAGTTCGTTGTTCTCGACGATCTTCTTCTTCACGTTTTCGTGGATCTTGGCTTCAACCGTCGCGCAGAAGCGCGTGCCCATGTTCACGCCTTCGGCGCCCAGCGCGAGGGCGGCGAGCAGGCTGCGGCCGTCGGCCATGCCGCCCGAGGCGATCACGGGCACGTTCACCGCATCCACCGTCGCAGGCAGCAGAACGATCAGGCCGACATCGTCCTCACCCGGATGGCCAGCGCATTCGAAGCCGTCGATCGAGATCACGTCGACGCCCTTCTGCACGGCCGAAACCGAATGGCGAACCGACGTGCACTTGTGGATCACCTTCACGCCATGTTCCTTGAACCGCGGCAGGTGATCGGTCGGCGCGCGGCCGGCCGTCTCGACGATCTTGATGCCCGACGCGATGATCGCCTCGCGGTATTCATCATACGGGATCGGGTTGATCGACGGCAGCAGCGTGAGGTTCACACCGAAGGGTTTCTTGGTGAGTTTCCGGGTCTTTTCGATCTCGTCGAACAGCTCCTGCCCGGTCTTGAACATGTGCGCCGTGATGAAGCCGAGCGCGCCGGCATTCGCCACCGCAGCGACCAGTTCGCCATACCCGACGCCCGTCATGCCGCCCATCACGATCGGCGTCTCGACGCCAAACATTTCCGTAATCCGTGTCTTCACCATCTGGTTTGCTCCCATGACCCGTCAGGCGCGGAAGGCGCCGCTTACTCGGGCAGAGATTACCGGCAGGCTCCGGACTTGGAAGGGGTCACGCGGCGGCAGGCCGCCCCGGTTCAGTTCTCCGCGTCGCGCAGGATGAGTCCGTAACAGGTGCGTTCCGCCGCCCTCAGGCGAACAGGCCCTTCCGGCGGCACCAGAGGTGCATCGGTTTCGGCCGCCCTCAGGATCGCCGGATAGATATAGGACTGGCGCGCCACGGCAGGCGTGTTGCCGAGCCATTCCGCCGCCGCTTCGACGACCGCCTTGGCCCGCTTTTCCGGCGCGCGGCGCAGGGCGTCGCCGGCGGCCACGCTACCGCCCCAGGTGCGGAAGTCCTTGGCGGTGAAAGGCGCCTTCATGGCGGCGCGGATGAAAGCGTTGACGTCGGCCGCTGTGATGCGACCGTCTTCAAGGTCGAACAGGTCTTCGCCGGGCCGGCCGCAGAAATCATGCAGCTGCGCGCACAGGTCCGGGTCGTCGATCTGCTTGGTCTGGAACTTGCCGCTCTTGGACGGAAAGGCCAGTTCGAGAACGCCGTCCTTGAACTTCAGGTGCCGCGCCTGCAGCGTGGTCGCGCCGATCGCGCCGCTGCTCTCGCGGTAGCGGCGGTGCCCGATGCGCAGGCCGCTCACATCGAGCAGGCGAACGACCACAGCCACCGCACGTTCGAACTCGTCATCCGAGTTTGCGATCGTGGATTTAAGACGCGTTCGAAGCGCCGGCAGCTTGTCGGCAAAGCGAAGCATGTCGGCAAACTTCGCGGCACCGGCCGCTTCGCCCCACTCGGGATGATAGATGTACTGGCGCCGGCCAGCGGCGTCCGTTCCGTAGGCCTGGATATGCCCCTTGGAGTCGGGATTGATCCACACACTCTGCCAGGCCGGCGGGATGACGAGGCTTTCACACCGCTGCCGCTGGGCATTGCCAAGAGAGGCACCATCCTTCCCGACAAAACGCCATCCCTTGCCACAGCGTATTCGCCGCCAACCGGGTTTCAGCGTATCCGCTTCCCTCAGGCCGATTGCGGCTACATCCATCTTTTCCCGCTGCAGCGAAAGTGCGCCTGCGGGGTCCACCAGGGTGTCTGCGGCCATGCGTATTGCCGCCTAGGATTTTTTCTTGGGGGGAAGATTCTTGCGCTTCGTTTGCGCAAGGTCCGTCAGTTCACTTTCGGACATCGACGCGTACATTTCCCTGGATGCACCTTTGAGGTCGGACTTCTTCTGCTCGCCGCGCTTGGCTGCAAGGGCAGCACCGGCCGCTTTCTGCTGGGCTTTGGATTTGGCGGGCATCGACTTGTCTCCTCGGCAGCGTTCGCCTTCTCCAGCAATGCACGGAGCCCAAGGCCGGTTCCCGGCCAGCATGCGGCTATACCTTCTGTGTGCGGCCTATTCTCCAGTTCCCGGTGCTTGCGCGCCGCGCGCCTTCATGATCAGCCAGCGATAGATGCCCAGCAGGTTGATGACGAACAGCACGCCGTTCTGAACGATCAACGGCAGTTCGCCTTTCATCACTCCGAAAGCCACCCAGATCAGCGAAGACGCAGCAAAAACCGCAAAGCCGTAACCGGTGACCTTGCGGCCAAAATTGGCCGAAACCATCACAGCGGCGATGATGCCGGACACCATCGCAAGATACCCGGCAAAATCCTTCATTGTCGCTGCGCTCCATTCATCCGCAAACCAATGCCCGGCGCGGCGCAGCGTTCCGGCGAAGTATCCGTTCAGGAGGTAAGGCCTGCGATCACATCGAGGATATCGTCGATCACCGCCTGCGTGGCGGGTGACAGGGACGCATTGCGCAG
Protein-coding sequences here:
- a CDS encoding DUF3008 family protein; protein product: MPAKSKAQQKAAGAALAAKRGEQKKSDLKGASREMYASMSESELTDLAQTKRKNLPPKKKS
- a CDS encoding DNA topoisomerase IB produces the protein MAADTLVDPAGALSLQREKMDVAAIGLREADTLKPGWRRIRCGKGWRFVGKDGASLGNAQRQRCESLVIPPAWQSVWINPDSKGHIQAYGTDAAGRRQYIYHPEWGEAAGAAKFADMLRFADKLPALRTRLKSTIANSDDEFERAVAVVVRLLDVSGLRIGHRRYRESSGAIGATTLQARHLKFKDGVLELAFPSKSGKFQTKQIDDPDLCAQLHDFCGRPGEDLFDLEDGRITAADVNAFIRAAMKAPFTAKDFRTWGGSVAAGDALRRAPEKRAKAVVEAAAEWLGNTPAVARQSYIYPAILRAAETDAPLVPPEGPVRLRAAERTCYGLILRDAEN
- a CDS encoding nitronate monooxygenase, yielding MVKTRITEMFGVETPIVMGGMTGVGYGELVAAVANAGALGFITAHMFKTGQELFDEIEKTRKLTKKPFGVNLTLLPSINPIPYDEYREAIIASGIKIVETAGRAPTDHLPRFKEHGVKVIHKCTSVRHSVSAVQKGVDVISIDGFECAGHPGEDDVGLIVLLPATVDAVNVPVIASGGMADGRSLLAALALGAEGVNMGTRFCATVEAKIHENVKKKIVENNELDTVLVGRSLRNTARVAKNSVSTQVAEIQKDPTKTFADVKELMAGVRGRENVLRDGHMDDGIWTTGQSQALIHDIPTCDQLVKNIMKQFEEVRGRVSKM